One region of Streptomyces capillispiralis genomic DNA includes:
- a CDS encoding type I polyketide synthase yields the protein MTDEGKLRDYLKRAIADARDARKRLSEVEGRQHEPIAIVGMACRYPGGVSSPEDLWRLVAGGVDAVSEFPSNRGWDLEGLFDPDPERAGTSYTRHGGFLHDADRFDPEFFGMSPREATAADPQQRLLLETAWETFENAGIVPAALHGSRTGVFTGVMYGDYGSRVGELPEGLEGYLASGSAGSVASGRIAYTYGLEGPAVTVDTACSSSLVALHLAANALRNGECDLALAGGVTVMPTAMPFIEFSRLQGLAADGRCKAFAAGADGTGWSEGVGLLLVERLSDARRLGHQVLAVVRGSAVNQDGASNGLTAPNGPSQERVIRAALAGAGLTGADVDVVEAHGTGTRLGDPIEAQALLNTYGQDHTDEQPLYLGSLKSNIGHAQAAAGVGGVIKMVQAIRHGVLPKSLYADEPTPVVDWTDGAVELLAEAREWPAVDRPRRAGVSSFGFSGTNAHVIIEAAPDEAAQDDDGADDAVRPPAVLPWALSGRTPEALRDQAARLLAHVEGDASVDPLDLAYSLAATRAVFDHRAVVVGAEGEALVEGLRALVSGDASGRVVSGSRVPGRTAVLFTGQGAQRIGMGQELHAAFPVFAAAFDEVAGALEQHLGRAPGEIIRSGEGLDDTANTQAALFAVEVALYRWLESQGVTPDYLMGHSVGELVAAHVAGVLDLSDAAALVAARGRLMQSAMPGGAMLAVQAGEEEVRALLAGHEGLVDVAAVNGPRSVVVSGDAGTVDGLAVAWKEQGLRVKRLTVSHAFHSFHMDGVLEEFVEVARGLTFRAPRIPVVSNVTGVLATEEELTSPEYWARHIRQAVRFHDGVRHLIEAGVTTFLEAGPDGVLAAMAQETLEAEGRDDAQALTLLRRGRPEAETAVAALAALRIRTETGHSGWEAYFEGTGARRVPLPTYAFQRDRYWLDVPARHGDATELGLRATGHPLLGASVTLARGGEALFTGRLSLRTHPWLADHGVSGTVVLPGTALLELAAHAGEQAGAGQVAELTLATPLTLPADGGVHLQVAVGERDDSGARPIEVYSRPDTDDEPDWVLNAQGTLVPADPGTPAADLVVWPPADAREVGLDDVYERLVDQGYAYGPAFRGLSRVWRGEDEIFAEVTLPDGARDDAGRFLLHPALLDAALHALLPGVADDDVEARLPFSWAGVRVHATGAAALRVRFGLTADAPDTVSLLVTDDTGVPVATVDSLALRPLSKDAVRTAARAGRDGLFSVAWSEVPAPERAADTSGWAVLGAPSPASATSYPHLDAVAAAGADTVVWPLAADGDDGAVGGEGIAGLARVELARVLERVQAFLADERLTDTRLVVVTRGALAALPDEQVTDLVHAGVWGLLRTVQTENPGRVVLVDTDAEGYEQLPLALAADEAQLAVRDGRLLVPRLARARAASSEEQPAAPRWDEGTVLVTGATGTLGRVLARHLVTEHGARRLLLLSRRGGDAPGADELRTELEQSGAQVSFAACDAADRRQLADALAGVPDEFPVTAVVHTAGILDDTVLSGLTAERLDAVVRPKIDAAWNLHELTRHLPLTAFVVYSSLAGLIGNAGQANYAAGNAFLDALAQHRRALGLPATSLAWGLWSQASTISGRLTDTDLRRIARLGLRALPSDEAMGLFDDAFATGQPVLAVTYLDTAELRRQGDEVLPILRDLAPAGPRAKAAGPTDAEGSTLVRRLAALDAHARHAALLELVCGRVAGVLGHANAAAIDADRPFQELGFDSLTAVELRNQLGRTTGLRLPTTLVFDHPTPTALARQLARELFGDDRPEQAAAPVPAAAGDTAEPIAIVGMACRYPGGVSSPEDLWRLVAGGVDAVSEFPSNRGWDLEGLFDPDPERAGTSYTRHGGFLHDADRFDPEFFGMSPREATAADPQQRLLLETAWETFENAGIVPAALHGSRTGVFTGVMYSDYGTRTHRLPEGLEGYLASGSAGSVASGRIAYALGLEGPAVTVDTACSSSLVALHLAAGALRSGECDLALAGGVTVMSQPTTFVEFSRQRGLSPDGRCKAFAAGADGTGWSEGVGLLLVERLSDARRLGHQVLAVVRGSAVNQDGASNGLTAPNGPSQERVIRAALAGAGLTGADVDVVEAHGTGTRLGDPIEAQALLNTYGQDHTDERPLYLGSLKSNIGHTQAAAGVGGVIKMIQAMRHGVLPRTLHVDEPSGHVDWDAGAVELLTEAREWPTAGRPRRAGVSSFGISGTNAHVIIEAVEPDEPETPQEPARSLPAVPWALSGRTPAALRDQAAKLLAHVEGDALADPLDLAYSLAATRAVFDHRAVVVGAEGEALVEGLRALVSGDASGRVVSGSRTPGRTAVLFTGQGAQRIGMGQELHAAFPVFAAAFDEVAGALEKHLGRAPADIIRSGEGLDDTANTQAALFAVEVALFRLLESWGIVPDYLAGHSVGELAAAHVAGVLDLSDAAALVAARGRLMQSAVAGGAMLAVQAGEEEVRGLLAGHEDLVDVAAVNGPRSVVVSGDAGTVDGFAVAWKEQGLRVKRLTVSHAFHSFHMDGVLEEFVEVARGLTFRAPRIPVVSNVTGVLATEEELTSPEYWARHIRQAVRFHDGVRHLIEAGVTTFLEAGPDGVLAAMAQETLEAEGRDDAQALTLLRRDHPEAETLVKALGTLHSRGVRIDWEAFFEGTGARRVPLPTYAFQHERYWLQPTAPEDGTAGPDATGHPLLGTAVPVAGTGQTVFTSRLSRRTHGWLDDHTVLGTPVLPASALVEAAVRAADEVGAGHLESLTVHRPLVLTDHGTARLQTVVGAPDDSGRRPFTVHVMADGAQPDRAAHAEGVLGSATDPAPATVPDGLSDAGEAHLDEGLLPDAAAHGLHPALLERAVRGIAGEAPAGSVRVPAAWQGVRLHATGASAVRVRVAPADGDAVRVQLTDAAGQPVLTVDRLAFEDLPEDRFAPADGAHQPLLHLRWTPLTATAPGAPPRWAVLGAPGTDLDAERYATLADLGDAVAAGTAVDAVLAEPYADRAGDGIGAGDTPDVVASTHRAALETLDLVQRWLADERLTDTRLVLLTRGGTAAAPGEPADPAAAAVWGLVRSAQAEAPGRIVLVDTAADGTPSGALLDAVLASGEPQAALRDGTVLLPRLHRVEPHTPADAPAIGARGTVLVTGAGGALAAQVTRHLVTGHGARRLLLLDRRDETSWYDPQLAQELRESGAEVTVTQCDTADRDALAAVLAGIPEEHPPTAVVHLAGIVRNALLPTMTPDGLTDVLRAGADTAWHLHELTRDRDLTAFVLFSSHTGVLGGPGQANYAAAGAFLDGLAQHRAAHDLPATSVAWGLWDLDGDINADLDAKDRNRYLREGLRQVTPQEGTRLLDAALRTGAPALVALPVEPAVMRANGMVPAVLTTLAGVVNRRGATAAGAADGGMAARLAGLDAEERREAVLTLVRAEVAAVLGHADPGAVDAERAFQEMGFDSMTAVELRNRLGERVGVRLPATLAFDHPSPAALTAHLLHLLAPEGADGRPPALTALDTLEAALADGPADDPGREELVVRLQTLVSRLTGGTDPQEDLTSRIEAASAEEIFAMIDTELDGIGDPTH from the coding sequence GTGACGGACGAGGGAAAGCTCCGTGATTACCTCAAGCGGGCCATCGCCGACGCCCGCGACGCCCGTAAGCGGCTGAGCGAGGTAGAAGGCAGGCAGCACGAGCCGATCGCGATCGTGGGGATGGCGTGCCGTTATCCGGGTGGTGTGTCGTCGCCGGAGGATCTGTGGCGGCTGGTGGCCGGTGGTGTGGACGCGGTGAGTGAGTTCCCGTCGAATCGTGGCTGGGATCTGGAGGGGTTGTTCGATCCGGATCCGGAGCGTGCGGGGACGAGTTATACGCGTCATGGCGGGTTCCTGCATGACGCGGACCGGTTCGATCCGGAGTTCTTCGGGATGTCGCCGAGGGAGGCGACGGCGGCGGATCCGCAGCAGCGGTTGCTGCTGGAGACGGCGTGGGAGACCTTCGAGAACGCCGGGATCGTGCCGGCCGCTCTGCACGGTTCCCGGACCGGTGTGTTCACCGGCGTCATGTACGGCGACTACGGCTCCCGCGTCGGCGAACTGCCGGAAGGGCTGGAGGGCTACCTGGCCAGCGGCAGCGCAGGCAGCGTCGCCTCCGGCCGGATCGCGTACACGTACGGCCTGGAGGGCCCCGCCGTCACGGTCGACACCGCCTGCTCGTCGTCCCTGGTGGCCCTGCACCTGGCGGCCAACGCCCTCCGCAACGGGGAGTGCGACCTGGCCCTCGCCGGCGGCGTGACCGTCATGCCGACCGCCATGCCCTTCATCGAGTTCTCCCGCCTCCAGGGCCTCGCCGCCGACGGCCGGTGCAAGGCGTTTGCTGCGGGTGCGGATGGTACGGGGTGGTCCGAGGGTGTGGGGCTGCTGTTGGTGGAGCGGTTGTCGGATGCGCGGCGGCTGGGTCATCAGGTGCTGGCGGTGGTGCGGGGTTCTGCGGTCAATCAGGACGGTGCGTCCAATGGGCTGACGGCTCCGAACGGTCCGTCGCAGGAGCGGGTGATCCGTGCCGCGTTGGCGGGCGCGGGTCTGACCGGCGCCGATGTGGACGTGGTGGAGGCGCATGGTACGGGGACCCGGCTGGGTGACCCGATCGAGGCGCAGGCGCTGCTGAACACCTACGGCCAGGACCACACCGACGAACAACCGCTGTATCTGGGGTCGTTGAAGTCGAACATCGGGCACGCGCAGGCGGCGGCCGGTGTCGGCGGTGTCATCAAGATGGTCCAGGCGATCCGCCACGGTGTGCTGCCGAAGTCCCTGTACGCCGATGAGCCGACGCCCGTCGTGGACTGGACGGACGGTGCGGTGGAACTCCTCGCGGAGGCCCGGGAATGGCCGGCCGTGGACCGTCCCCGACGGGCCGGCGTGTCCTCCTTCGGCTTCAGTGGCACCAACGCCCACGTCATCATCGAAGCCGCACCGGACGAGGCCGCCCAGGACGACGACGGGGCCGACGACGCCGTGCGTCCTCCCGCCGTTCTCCCCTGGGCGCTCTCCGGCAGGACGCCGGAAGCGCTGAGGGACCAGGCCGCACGGCTGCTCGCCCATGTGGAGGGTGATGCCTCGGTCGACCCGTTGGACCTGGCCTACTCCCTGGCTGCCACGCGTGCCGTGTTCGATCACCGTGCCGTGGTGGTGGGCGCGGAGGGTGAGGCGCTGGTGGAGGGGCTGCGGGCGTTGGTGTCCGGGGACGCGTCGGGGCGGGTGGTGTCCGGTTCTCGGGTGCCGGGCCGTACGGCGGTTCTGTTCACCGGTCAGGGCGCGCAGCGGATCGGCATGGGGCAGGAACTCCATGCGGCGTTCCCGGTGTTCGCGGCGGCGTTCGACGAGGTGGCCGGCGCACTGGAGCAGCATCTGGGCCGGGCGCCGGGGGAGATCATCCGCTCCGGTGAGGGGCTGGACGACACGGCCAACACCCAGGCGGCGTTGTTCGCCGTCGAGGTCGCCCTCTACCGGTGGTTGGAATCCCAGGGCGTGACGCCGGATTACCTCATGGGCCACTCGGTGGGTGAACTGGTGGCCGCGCATGTGGCGGGTGTGCTGGACCTGTCGGACGCGGCGGCGTTGGTGGCCGCGCGCGGCCGGTTGATGCAGTCCGCCATGCCGGGCGGGGCGATGCTCGCGGTGCAGGCCGGTGAGGAGGAGGTGCGGGCGCTGCTGGCCGGGCACGAGGGCCTGGTCGACGTCGCCGCGGTGAACGGACCTCGATCGGTGGTGGTTTCGGGTGATGCCGGCACGGTGGACGGACTCGCGGTGGCCTGGAAGGAGCAGGGCCTGCGGGTCAAGCGCCTGACGGTCAGCCACGCCTTCCACTCCTTCCACATGGACGGCGTCCTGGAGGAGTTCGTGGAGGTGGCGCGGGGGCTGACGTTCCGTGCGCCGCGGATACCGGTCGTGTCGAACGTGACCGGCGTGCTGGCCACGGAGGAGGAGTTGACGTCGCCGGAGTACTGGGCGCGGCACATCCGTCAGGCCGTCCGCTTCCACGACGGCGTCCGCCACCTCATCGAGGCGGGGGTGACGACGTTCCTGGAGGCCGGCCCCGACGGGGTCCTGGCCGCGATGGCGCAGGAGACCCTGGAGGCCGAGGGCCGCGACGACGCCCAGGCCCTCACCCTGCTCCGACGCGGCAGGCCCGAAGCGGAGACGGCGGTGGCCGCGCTCGCCGCCCTGCGCATCAGGACCGAGACGGGACACTCGGGCTGGGAGGCCTACTTCGAGGGCACCGGCGCCCGCCGCGTCCCCCTGCCGACCTACGCCTTCCAGCGCGACCGGTACTGGCTCGACGTACCCGCCCGTCACGGCGACGCCACCGAACTCGGACTCCGCGCGACCGGTCACCCGCTCCTCGGCGCCTCGGTCACGCTCGCCCGGGGCGGCGAGGCGCTCTTCACCGGGCGCCTGTCCCTGCGGACCCACCCGTGGCTCGCCGACCACGGCGTCTCCGGGACCGTCGTGCTCCCGGGCACCGCACTGCTCGAACTCGCGGCCCACGCGGGCGAACAGGCCGGCGCCGGGCAGGTGGCCGAACTCACCCTCGCCACGCCCCTGACCCTGCCCGCCGACGGCGGTGTGCACCTCCAGGTGGCCGTGGGGGAGAGGGACGACTCCGGCGCACGGCCCATCGAGGTGTACTCCCGGCCCGACACGGACGACGAGCCCGACTGGGTCCTCAACGCACAGGGCACCCTGGTCCCCGCCGACCCCGGCACGCCCGCCGCCGACCTGGTGGTGTGGCCCCCGGCCGACGCGCGCGAAGTCGGCCTGGACGACGTCTACGAGCGCCTGGTCGACCAGGGCTACGCCTACGGCCCGGCGTTCCGGGGCCTGTCCCGGGTGTGGCGGGGCGAGGACGAGATCTTCGCCGAGGTGACCCTGCCGGACGGGGCGCGCGACGATGCGGGCCGGTTCCTGCTGCACCCGGCCCTGCTGGACGCCGCCCTGCACGCCCTGCTGCCCGGAGTGGCCGACGACGACGTCGAGGCGCGCCTCCCGTTCTCCTGGGCGGGGGTCCGCGTCCACGCCACGGGCGCGGCCGCGCTGCGGGTCCGCTTCGGCCTGACCGCCGACGCCCCCGACACCGTCTCCCTGCTCGTCACCGACGACACGGGCGTACCCGTGGCGACCGTGGACTCGCTGGCACTGCGCCCGCTGTCCAAGGACGCCGTGCGCACCGCGGCCCGAGCGGGCCGCGACGGCCTGTTCTCCGTGGCGTGGTCCGAGGTACCGGCCCCCGAGCGGGCCGCGGACACCTCGGGCTGGGCCGTGCTCGGCGCGCCCTCACCGGCCTCGGCGACCTCGTACCCGCACCTCGACGCGGTGGCGGCGGCCGGCGCGGACACCGTCGTCTGGCCGCTGGCCGCCGACGGTGACGACGGCGCCGTCGGCGGTGAGGGCATCGCCGGGCTGGCACGCGTGGAACTCGCCCGCGTCCTGGAGCGGGTGCAGGCCTTCCTCGCCGACGAACGGCTCACGGACACGCGGCTGGTCGTGGTCACCCGGGGCGCGCTGGCCGCCCTGCCGGACGAGCAGGTCACGGACCTGGTGCACGCCGGTGTGTGGGGTCTGCTGCGCACCGTGCAGACGGAGAACCCCGGCCGGGTCGTCCTCGTCGACACCGACGCCGAGGGGTATGAACAGCTCCCCCTCGCCCTGGCCGCCGACGAGGCCCAACTGGCCGTCCGGGATGGCCGTCTGCTGGTGCCGCGGCTGGCCCGCGCACGGGCTGCCTCCTCGGAGGAGCAGCCGGCGGCGCCGCGCTGGGACGAGGGCACCGTGCTCGTCACCGGTGCGACGGGCACGCTGGGCCGCGTCCTGGCCCGCCACCTGGTGACCGAGCACGGCGCCCGGCGCCTGCTGCTGCTGAGCCGCCGGGGCGGCGACGCCCCCGGGGCCGACGAACTGCGCACGGAGCTGGAACAGTCGGGCGCCCAGGTGTCGTTCGCCGCGTGCGACGCGGCGGACCGCCGGCAACTGGCCGACGCCCTGGCCGGGGTGCCGGACGAGTTCCCGGTGACCGCGGTGGTGCACACCGCGGGCATCCTGGACGACACCGTGCTGAGCGGGCTGACCGCGGAACGCCTCGACGCGGTCGTCCGGCCGAAGATCGACGCGGCGTGGAACCTCCACGAACTGACGCGCCACCTGCCGCTGACGGCGTTCGTCGTCTACTCGTCGCTGGCCGGCCTGATCGGCAACGCCGGCCAGGCGAACTACGCGGCGGGCAACGCCTTCCTGGACGCGCTGGCGCAGCACCGCCGGGCCCTCGGGCTGCCCGCCACGTCGCTGGCGTGGGGCCTGTGGTCGCAGGCGAGCACCATCAGCGGCCGGCTGACCGACACCGACCTGCGCCGCATCGCCAGGCTCGGCCTGCGCGCCCTCCCGTCGGACGAGGCGATGGGCCTGTTCGACGACGCCTTCGCGACCGGACAGCCCGTGCTCGCCGTGACCTACCTGGACACCGCGGAACTGCGGCGCCAGGGCGACGAGGTGCTGCCGATCCTGCGCGACCTGGCCCCGGCCGGCCCCCGCGCCAAGGCCGCCGGCCCCACCGACGCGGAAGGCTCGACGCTGGTGCGGCGGCTGGCCGCGCTGGACGCCCACGCCCGCCACGCGGCACTGCTCGAGCTGGTGTGCGGGCGGGTCGCCGGGGTGCTCGGGCACGCCAACGCGGCGGCGATCGACGCCGACCGGCCCTTCCAGGAACTGGGCTTCGACTCGCTCACCGCGGTGGAACTGCGCAACCAGCTCGGCCGGACCACCGGTCTGCGGCTGCCCACCACCCTCGTCTTCGACCACCCGACCCCCACCGCCCTCGCACGGCAACTGGCGCGCGAACTCTTCGGCGACGACCGGCCCGAGCAGGCCGCCGCGCCCGTCCCGGCCGCCGCGGGTGACACCGCTGAGCCGATCGCGATCGTGGGGATGGCGTGCCGTTATCCGGGTGGTGTGTCGTCGCCGGAGGATCTGTGGCGGCTGGTGGCCGGTGGTGTGGACGCGGTGAGTGAGTTCCCGTCGAATCGTGGCTGGGATCTGGAGGGGTTGTTCGATCCGGATCCGGAGCGTGCGGGGACGAGTTATACGCGTCATGGCGGGTTCCTGCATGACGCGGACCGGTTCGATCCGGAGTTCTTCGGGATGTCGCCGAGGGAGGCGACGGCGGCGGATCCGCAGCAGCGGTTGCTGCTGGAGACGGCGTGGGAGACCTTCGAGAACGCCGGGATCGTGCCGGCCGCTCTGCACGGCTCCAGGACCGGCGTGTTCACCGGCGTCATGTACAGCGACTACGGCACCCGGACCCACCGGCTCCCCGAAGGGCTGGAGGGCTACCTCGCCAGCGGCAGCGCGGGCAGCGTCGCCTCCGGCCGGATCGCGTACGCCCTCGGTCTGGAAGGGCCGGCGGTGACGGTGGACACGGCCTGTTCGTCGTCGTTGGTGGCGTTGCATCTGGCGGCGGGTGCGTTGCGCAGTGGTGAGTGTGATCTGGCGTTGGCCGGTGGTGTGACGGTGATGTCGCAGCCGACGACGTTCGTGGAGTTCTCGCGTCAGCGTGGGTTGTCTCCGGACGGCCGGTGCAAGGCGTTTGCTGCGGGTGCGGATGGTACGGGGTGGTCCGAGGGTGTGGGGCTGCTGTTGGTGGAGCGGTTGTCGGATGCGCGGCGGCTGGGTCATCAGGTGCTGGCGGTGGTGCGGGGTTCTGCGGTCAATCAGGACGGTGCGTCCAATGGGCTGACGGCTCCGAACGGTCCGTCGCAGGAGCGGGTGATCCGTGCGGCGCTGGCGGGCGCGGGTCTGACCGGCGCTGACGTGGACGTGGTGGAGGCGCATGGTACGGGGACCCGGTTGGGTGACCCGATCGAGGCGCAGGCGCTGCTGAACACGTACGGTCAGGACCACACCGACGAACGGCCGCTGTATCTGGGGTCGTTGAAGTCCAACATCGGACACACCCAGGCGGCGGCCGGTGTCGGCGGCGTCATCAAGATGATCCAGGCCATGCGCCACGGCGTCCTGCCCCGAACCCTGCACGTGGACGAACCCTCGGGACACGTGGACTGGGACGCGGGCGCGGTGGAACTGCTGACCGAGGCCCGGGAATGGCCGACTGCGGGCCGTCCCCGACGGGCCGGCGTGTCCTCCTTCGGGATCAGTGGCACCAACGCCCACGTCATCATCGAGGCGGTGGAACCGGACGAGCCCGAGACCCCGCAGGAACCGGCAAGGTCCCTGCCCGCCGTCCCGTGGGCGCTCTCCGGCAGGACGCCGGCCGCCCTGCGCGACCAGGCGGCGAAGCTGCTCGCCCATGTGGAGGGCGATGCCTTGGCCGACCCGTTGGACCTGGCCTACTCCCTGGCTGCCACGCGTGCCGTGTTCGATCACCGTGCCGTGGTGGTGGGCGCGGAGGGTGAGGCGTTGGTGGAGGGGCTGCGGGCGTTGGTGTCCGGGGACGCGTCGGGGCGGGTGGTGTCCGGTTCTCGGACGCCGGGCCGTACGGCGGTTCTGTTCACCGGTCAGGGCGCGCAGCGGATCGGCATGGGGCAGGAACTCCATGCGGCGTTCCCGGTGTTCGCGGCGGCGTTCGACGAGGTGGCCGGCGCGCTGGAGAAGCATCTGGGCCGGGCACCGGCCGACATCATCCGCTCCGGTGAGGGGCTGGACGACACGGCCAACACCCAGGCCGCCCTGTTCGCCGTCGAAGTGGCGCTGTTCCGGCTCCTGGAGTCGTGGGGAATCGTCCCGGACTACCTGGCCGGCCACTCGGTGGGTGAACTGGCGGCCGCGCATGTGGCGGGTGTGCTGGACCTGTCGGACGCGGCGGCGTTGGTGGCCGCGCGGGGCCGGTTGATGCAGTCGGCTGTGGCGGGCGGGGCGATGCTCGCGGTGCAGGCCGGTGAGGAGGAGGTGCGGGGGCTGCTGGCCGGGCACGAGGACCTGGTCGACGTCGCCGCGGTGAACGGACCTCGATCGGTGGTGGTTTCGGGTGATGCCGGCACGGTGGACGGATTCGCGGTGGCCTGGAAGGAGCAGGGGCTGCGGGTCAAGCGTCTGACGGTCAGCCACGCGTTCCATTCCTTCCACATGGACGGGGTGCTGGAGGAGTTCGTGGAGGTGGCGCGGGGGCTGACGTTCCGTGCGCCGCGGATTCCGGTGGTGTCGAACGTGACCGGTGTGCTGGCGACGGAGGAGGAGTTGACGTCGCCGGAGTACTGGGCGCGGCACATCCGTCAGGCCGTCCGCTTCCACGACGGTGTCCGCCACCTCATTGAGGCGGGGGTGACGACGTTCCTGGAGGCAGGCCCCGACGGGGTCCTGGCCGCGATGGCGCAGGAGACCCTGGAGGCCGAGGGCCGCGACGACGCCCAGGCCCTCACCCTGCTCCGACGCGACCACCCCGAGGCCGAGACCCTCGTCAAGGCACTCGGCACCCTGCACAGCCGCGGCGTCCGCATCGACTGGGAGGCGTTCTTCGAGGGCACCGGCGCCCGCCGCGTCCCCCTGCCGACCTACGCCTTCCAGCACGAGCGGTACTGGCTGCAGCCCACGGCACCGGAGGACGGTACAGCCGGCCCGGACGCGACCGGGCACCCGCTGCTCGGTACCGCCGTACCCGTCGCGGGCACCGGACAGACGGTGTTCACCAGCCGCCTCTCCCGACGCACCCACGGGTGGCTCGACGACCACACGGTCCTCGGCACCCCCGTGCTGCCCGCCTCCGCCCTCGTCGAGGCCGCCGTCCGGGCGGCCGACGAGGTCGGCGCCGGCCACCTGGAAAGCCTCACGGTGCACCGGCCGCTGGTCCTGACCGACCACGGCACCGCCCGGCTCCAGACCGTCGTCGGCGCGCCCGACGACAGCGGGCGGCGCCCCTTCACCGTCCACGTCATGGCCGACGGCGCCCAGCCCGACCGGGCCGCGCACGCCGAGGGCGTGCTCGGCTCCGCCACGGACCCGGCGCCCGCGACCGTCCCCGACGGCCTGTCGGACGCCGGCGAAGCCCACCTCGACGAGGGCCTGCTCCCGGACGCCGCGGCCCACGGTCTGCACCCCGCCCTGCTGGAGCGGGCCGTGCGGGGCATCGCGGGCGAAGCCCCCGCAGGCAGTGTCCGGGTCCCGGCCGCCTGGCAGGGCGTCCGGCTGCACGCGACCGGCGCCTCGGCGGTCCGCGTCCGGGTCGCCCCGGCCGACGGCGACGCCGTCCGCGTCCAGTTGACGGACGCGGCCGGTCAGCCGGTCCTCACCGTCGACCGGCTCGCCTTCGAGGACCTGCCGGAGGACCGGTTCGCCCCGGCCGACGGCGCGCACCAGCCGCTGCTCCACCTCCGCTGGACCCCGCTCACCGCCACCGCCCCCGGCGCCCCGCCGCGCTGGGCCGTCCTGGGCGCGCCGGGGACCGACCTGGACGCCGAGCGGTACGCGACCCTCGCCGACCTCGGCGACGCCGTCGCGGCGGGCACAGCGGTCGACGCCGTACTCGCCGAGCCGTACGCGGACCGCGCCGGGGACGGCATCGGTGCCGGGGACACCCCGGACGTCGTCGCGTCGACGCACCGCGCCGCCCTGGAGACCCTCGACCTGGTCCAGCGGTGGCTCGCCGACGAACGGCTCACCGACACCCGGCTGGTGCTGCTCACCCGGGGCGGCACCGCCGCCGCCCCCGGAGAACCCGCCGACCCCGCCGCCGCGGCGGTCTGGGGCCTGGTGCGCTCCGCCCAGGCGGAGGCACCCGGGCGGATCGTCCTCGTCGACACCGCCGCGGACGGCACACCGTCCGGCGCGCTCCTGGACGCGGTACTCGCCTCCGGTGAGCCGCAGGCCGCGCTGCGCGACGGCACGGTCCTGCTGCCCCGGCTGCACCGCGTCGAGCCGCACACCCCGGCCGACGCCCCCGCCATCGGCGCCCGGGGCACCGTCCTCGTCACCGGGGCGGGCGGCGCCCTGGCCGCCCAGGTCACCCGGCACCTGGTGACCGGACACGGGGCGCGCCGGCTGCTCCTGCTCGACCGGCGTGACGAGACATCCTGGTACGACCCGCAACTCGCGCAGGAACTCCGGGAGTCGGGCGCCGAGGTCACCGTGACCCAGTGCGACACGGCCGACCGGGACGCCCTCGCGGCCGTCCTCGCCGGCATCCCCGAGGAACACCCGCCGACGGCGGTCGTGCACCTCGCCGGGATCGTGCGCAACGCCCTGCTGCCCACCATGACCCCGGACGGGCTGACGGACGTGCTGCGGGCCGGCGCGGACACCGCCTGGCACCTGCACGAGCTGACCCGCGACCGGGACCTGACCGCGTTCGTGCTCTTCTCGTCCCACACCGGGGTCCTCGGCGGGCCAGGCCAGGCCAACTACGCGGCGGCCGGCGCCTTCCTCGACGGCCTCGCCCAGCACCGGGCGGCCCACGACCTGCCCGCCACCTCCGTGGCGTGGGGCCTGTGGGACCTCGACGGCGACATCAACGCGGACCTCGACGCCAAGGACCGCAACCGGTACCTGCGCGAGGGCCTGCGCCAGGTGACACCGCAGGAGGGCACGAGGCTCCTGGACGCCGCCCTGCGCACGGGCGCCCCCGCGCTGGTGGCGCTGCCCGTGGAGCCCGCCGTCATGCGGGCCAACGGCATGGTGCCCGCCGTCCTGACCACCCTCGCCGGAGTGGTCAACCGGCGCGGCGCCACGGCCGCCGGCGCCGCCGACGGCGGGATGGCCGCCCGGCTCGCCGGACTCGACGCCGAGGAACGCCGGGAGGCCGTCCTCACCCTCGTACGGGCCGAGGTGGCCGCCGTGCTCGGACACGCCGACCCCGGCGCCGTCGACGCCGAACGCGCCTTCCAGGAGATGGGCTTCGACTCCATGACCGCCGTCGAACTGCGCAACCGGCTCGGCGAACGGGTGGGTGTGCGGCTGCCGGCCACGCTGGCCTTCGACCACCCCTCGCCCGCCGCGCTCACCGCCCACCTCCTTCACCTCCTCGCCCCCGAGGGCGCGGACGGCCGGCCCCCGGCCCTCACCGCCCTGGACACCCTGGAGGCCGCGCTCGCCGACGGCCCGGCGGACGACCCGGGCCGTGAGGAACTCGTCGTACGCCTCCAGACGCTCGTGTCCCGCCTCACCGGCGGCACGGACCCGCAGGAGGACCTGACGAGCCGGATCGAGGCCGCCTCGGCCGAGGAGATCTTCGCGATGATCGACACCGAGCTCGACGGCATCGGCGACCCCACCCACTGA
- a CDS encoding YybH family protein: MTAIDEEPTQQVLARAELAVRSFNSGDVATLDRLFAADAISVQEDGSVLSGPARTKGRAEVLALGPVMTARVLESYVTSDTALLVVDWSIEVDTAEGGPERHSGTALDVLRRRGDDWLYVIDNPYGKDI, encoded by the coding sequence ATGACGGCCATCGACGAGGAACCGACCCAGCAGGTACTGGCACGGGCGGAACTCGCCGTCCGTTCCTTCAACAGTGGCGATGTCGCCACTCTCGACCGACTTTTCGCCGCTGACGCCATCTCCGTCCAGGAGGACGGAAGTGTCCTTTCCGGGCCCGCACGGACGAAGGGACGGGCCGAGGTGCTGGCGCTGGGGCCCGTCATGACGGCGCGGGTGCTGGAGTCGTACGTGACGTCCGACACCGCGCTGCTCGTCGTGGACTGGTCGATCGAGGTGGACACGGCCGAGGGCGGCCCCGAGCGTCACTCGGGCACCGCGCTCGACGTGCTGCGCCGGCGGGGTGACGACTGGCTGTACGTCATCGACAACCCCTACGGCAAGGACATCTGA